The Patescibacteria group bacterium genomic interval ACCTAGCGGTTTGGCGCTACTAAAAAGTAAATTAAAGCCAGAATCAATGTCGTGAATCAACAAAATAAAATAATAAAGTAATTTAAAGCGGAAATAAGGGGAATTAAGTTTACTGAAATCCTGCACATTTTTTTGAATATAATGATCGGAAAGTTGGGAAATGCCGGGAATAGAAACGCCATAGCGGTAAGAGAGGTAAATGAATATATTAGCTGATAACAAAACGAGCAGGAATATACTGCTCCATCTTAAAACTATAAGGGAAGCGACCATTAAACCGATGATAATAGTTAACAAAAAAATGTCCCACAATTTTGATTTGGAACTTAAGAAACTTAAGAAATTTTTGTTTGAAAATCGGTTCTTTACTCGGTTCTTTGCCATTAAAATAATATTATCCCTCAATAATACTTCTTCGATACTAAAATACTTCTTCAACACTAAATATTTTTTGATTTATTTGTTCATTGTTATTAGTATATTATACCATAAACAATGATGACGAGCAAAATAACAAACTGGGGATAAGTAAGTTTGCAGACAATTCCCTGGCATCGGTTAATCTGATAAAAAATGATCATAAAAAAATACTGTTTTCGACATTTCGAAAACAGTATTACTGGCTGAGCCGTTGTCCGGGCTTGAACCGGAGACCTCATCCTTACCATTAAATAGCCCTACCCCTAAACCCCGTATTTGCCGTATTATATTGGCAAAAATGAGAGTTTTGTTTATAAAATGCGTACTGTCGTGTGGACCCATTTACCAGCCGGATTACCGGTTGGAAAAACGGCTCAATTTGGCAACACTGCAATAAAGCTATTTAATTGTTAAGGTGGCTCATTGGGATCAGTGTTATTATAAACTATTTAACGAAATTTAGCAAGTTTTAGCGCATCCATTTGCTTGATAATATGATCATCTGATAGCGAACGCAAATAGCTTAATGTCATCTTGAAACTCCTATGTCCGAGCAATCCGTAAAGTCCAACCAAATCATTAGTCTGCATGTAATAATTAACCGCGAACGTGTGCCTGAACCTGTGTACGTGGCAATTAATACCTGTTACCTCATTAAGATGATTAATCGTATGTTTAAGGCCATGCGCAGTATAACGGCAATCTTTGGTACTGGATACCCAAAACGCTTCGGTCGAATAATCTCTGCGGCAGTCCAAATATTCCTCAAGGAAAGGTAATAGTTCAAGCTTCAATGGTATATTACGTGTTCGCTTTGATTTTGATGTCTCGCCGCGCACAGTAACTACCTTCTCTCTCAAATTAACGTCTGACAAATTGAGGCCTAAGAACTCTCCTTTTCTGACTCCTGTTAGATTGAAAAACATAATCATGGCCAGATTTCTTTTTTTAAGCAGTTTATTCTCCCAGACGATATCTCTGCTGATGGCGACGTATATTTTGTCAAATTCTTCTTTAGTGAACGCCCGCTTGTCTGTATAACTGACGTCTGGCCAAGCAATGCCCTTAAACGGGTTTTTAGCCAGATACTTATTTTCAACCAACCACATAAAAAATGAGCTTAATTTACCTCTGATAGTGGCTATGCTTGAATTCTTCAGCGGCCGCACAACCAATTTGTTACCAACCATCCTTTCCCGGGTCTGCGCGAAATCAAAAAAATCTACCATAAGGTCAGAATTCAAATCACTTAGTCTGACATCGGGTTTGAATTTTAGAAGCAACTCGAAACTATCGTGATAATTTCGGATCGTCGCTGTTGCTTTTCCCTCGGAACTTCTGCGTTGTTTAACAAAGGTTTCGAATAGTTCGACCAGACTGGCTTTATTCTTTTCTTTTTGAGTCATATAAAAACTATGATTATACTCCAATCATAGTTCTTATATAAAAAAGGGGTGACTCCTCTTAAATTCGGGCTTAAAGGGAGAATAAATAAACCAATTAGCCCGGCCCTATTTTGCGAATATAGCCGTCGTCTACGTATCCATACCCCAGTTTATCCATAATTTTAGAAATCAACAATTCTTTACTTTGAGAGGTTGTGCCATATTCTTTCTCCAATTCTTTTTTTGTTTTTTTGTACAATTCCTTGATTAAACGGTTGCGCTCTTTGTGAACTGTTTTTCTTACTCTCTTTTGCGGCTTCCAACCCTGCTGCGTTAATATCTTCTCAACTTGATTCCAATTCTGATTAAGATATCCCAAAACCTCGCTTTTTGTACTATCGCCGAATACTAATATTTTTACATACGGTTCTTTATGATCTTTATAAAACTCCTCTAAATCAACGTCATCCGGTTCGAGCGTATGTTTGGGGGGCAATATCTTAGCCGAGGAATAATAATATCCGGGTAGCTGGAATTTTTTATCGCCAGTTGATTTTCCAAAAAATATAAAATCATCTAAATGAAAAACATAATCTAATGGCACCTTATATTTCTCCTGAAGATAAAATAACGCATCAAGAACAAATATGTCTTTAGTAGTATCGGCAAAACACTTCTGACGATCATCCTGATCTTTAACTCCTTCGGATGGTATGCCGAGTATTCTCCTTAATTCTAACACATCCGCCTGAAACTTATCGTTTAATGACAGTTTATATAAATATTCTTCACTTCTGTTTGCTTGTTCACCTTTTGCCATATGCATTAATTTCCGAACTGAATGCCTCGAAGCCGTCGTAATAGTCAGGACTCTCTTTTCTAATACTGGCTAAATAATCGTTTACCTCTTTATTCTGGCTTGCCATTTCAAAATATTCGGCGAACCATTCATACGCTGACGACATATCAATTAATTTTCGATCGTAGGCGCTTTCAATAGAGGTGAGATCGTTTAGGTACTGATCCAAGTCGTCAGTACTAAACTTTCCCCCGTTATCTTTTAATATTGGCTTATTGTGCTCAGTTGCAGAATAGATGGACTGATTAGTGCTATTTAATAATCGATCTTCAAGTCGAAATAGCGTACTAAATTTCCTGTCCTCTTGAACGTTATTCCACTCTTTAATTTGAGATACTGCCTGAAACGTCGCCGCTCCCACTCCAACAATCGTAGCCAATACTAAAATTATGTTTAACCAAAATATTTTTTTAGACAATTTGTCTGAACTTTCACCCAATACTTTTGTGGTTTGTCTAAATTGTTCTATGGAAAATGTAATACTCTGTGCACATTGACCAAGAGACAAAGAAATATTTTGGGCTGACTGGTGAAAAGACGACGCGGCAGCATTGGTACATTTCACCATTAATGTTGTAAGATATTGTTCTCCTTCGAGTGTATTATGGTCGGTTTTTTTTGCAAATTCTTCCATTAACTCCTCTTTACTTTTTTGCTGGACGTCGCTGATCATATAATATTCATTAATTTACTTCATACCCCCAGCCCGGCTGC includes:
- a CDS encoding tyrosine-type recombinase/integrase, with translation MTQKEKNKASLVELFETFVKQRRSSEGKATATIRNYHDSFELLLKFKPDVRLSDLNSDLMVDFFDFAQTRERMVGNKLVVRPLKNSSIATIRGKLSSFFMWLVENKYLAKNPFKGIAWPDVSYTDKRAFTKEEFDKIYVAISRDIVWENKLLKKRNLAMIMFFNLTGVRKGEFLGLNLSDVNLREKVVTVRGETSKSKRTRNIPLKLELLPFLEEYLDCRRDYSTEAFWVSSTKDCRYTAHGLKHTINHLNEVTGINCHVHRFRHTFAVNYYMQTNDLVGLYGLLGHRSFKMTLSYLRSLSDDHIIKQMDALKLAKFR